In the Platichthys flesus chromosome 14, fPlaFle2.1, whole genome shotgun sequence genome, GATGTTAAAATAAAGATGTCTCcgaagtggggggaaaaaagaaactgaCCTACTGAACTGTAATGTTAGAGCGGAAGGCTGTTCTATAATTTCGTTTGGCTTTATGGATAATTGAATGGGAGACTAGGCGGATTATCACTGTGATGTTGAAAATAACGTTACCAAGGTGATTACTAAAATGGTATCCATTTAGAAACTGCTCCACTTTTATCAATTCCTAAGAATACTAATTTAAAAGGCTGCATAACTGAATTGTAACATCTTACTGGATTTTACACTGCTAGTTGTGCAGAGGGCCAAACCataaagaagggaggagggatcTAAACATATTTCTTTTAGATCTCATTTTCCAAGGCCCAGATGTCCCCTGCTAGTGAGATGGCACAGCCCTGAATGGTCCAGGTCGCCAGGGCAAACTGTGTACGAAACAAGTCGGCGTCTGCCTCGGGGTTGTCGCCCCCGAGGATGTTGAGGTGGTTGTACAGAGCTGGGAGAGTGTGCGCACCGGAGCCCAGGAGGATGTGGCGGAAAGGACTGTCTGTGGGGGACACGTAGGGTGACAGGAAGTTCCTTTCCacctgcagaaacaaacagagaaacaacttGGGATAAGCTTCACATACTGCAAGGGGGGAGGCTTCTGCTAGTGGACCGAaacaatttaaacacattttgtttgaaGAAAAACTTGACCAGTCATTGTCTATTGGAATTTATTGTACATCAAATGTGGTACGACCATAAATATGCACATTGAAATACTTTTATGTGGGATTTAAGATTACTTCACCAAATGCATTAATTCTACTAGCATCAAAGCAGAAATGGTAGCTTAACTCCTGCCATGCTCCTAAGCATTCTTGGCAGAGGTTATTTCCAAGCTCTGATGCATGTTCTAGTCATTTTTCATTACGAGTTCAAATCGTTTTAACAGAAATAACCCATGTGGAAAAAGTCAAAAGTCAGCTCCTATCTTATTTTTGACCATGTAGGGTTTACGCTAGGGTTGAGCCAAATACTCTGATGAAATGAGTATCTGGTACACATACTGTACTTTGACGGAGCACGAGTACCAGCCGAGTAAAATGTGTCAATATCTGTACTTGTGATAAATGAAAATCCTCATTGATAGCTCTGTCCAGATCAATCTTTAATAGACcagccacacacagagctcTTCCTCTACACTGAGCCTATAAAAACTTAACTGCCACTCCGTCCACAGAGATACTATCGTGTAACATCGGGCTGGAATACATGATCGTAGATAACAATTTTACACGTCAGTATCACAGCCACTCTGTCCACATGCGTTACTAACCTAACATTGTTATTTATGATCATACATTCTAGCCCAGttagacacacactgagtgaaAGCCAGGCGACATGCACAGGCtcaacaggaaaagaaaatactCGTTTAGTAGAGCATGTTGAGTATGAAAACCTGCATTTTACTTAATACTGCATGTATTGTCTTCATTgaagtttataaaaaaatatagcaACTTCTGATCAACCCATATACATGTCAGGCTTAAAATATAAACTTCTGATTTAAGCCCTGCCCACTTTGGGTTTAAGTCAGAGTACGGATAATTTAGTTGGTTTAACAGATTTACTCGCTAATTCCATACTATACGACATCATGTTTATGAAGAGCTTTTTTGTTTGGAAAGCAGCTATGGCTAATGAGCCTTAAATATAGCGCTCTTACCGTCATTATGCGGTCATTGAGGATGCGGCACTTCTCAATGTTATCCAGGTCACTGTTCTCGATGTCTCTCCCCAGTTTCTGCATAGCACGGTTAAAGGAGCCGGAGGCTGACATCAACCACTGTACGGTCAGGGACTTGGGCAACAGCTGGGGCTTCATctggaaaaacaaatcacatcCACAATGTTATTAATAATGTATCTGTCACTTTGACCCAAGTTGATCTTGATTTCTTCCAACAACTTGTCCTTAATCCATTAAGATCAGATGTCTGCATGTATACACCTTCAGATGTAACACAGGCATGTATACATCTTGCAACGTGTGAATCTCATCCACATCATAATCCAGAGTTTGCaagcttttttttatgttcaaaAGGACAATGATTTACAATGAAGCCAAATGTTTAAGCTaacaaatgtttcatttttcttGAATATCCATCTGCTTCAAAGGCAGACAAACTAAATAACTCACCCTCATAATGGTCCTGAATTTTCCACTGATCTGAGCCACCTGAAAAAGTATACTGTCGCTGTACTTCTTCAGGTCCATCTGCAACAGATGATCGTGGACCAGCCTAAGCGCAATTTGACCTGCGAACTGGGCCGCTACTACAGCCAGCTGAGAGACCTCGCCGTTGGTGGCGGTGTTCAGCTTGTCTTGGGTGTCCAGCAATGTGCCAAAGAATGGGTAGTCCTAAGAGGGGAAATTTACACGTTAACCTGGGTTACAGATATTGTACGTATAATTTAAGAAGAGAATGACTTACTTTGTCACCAGAGGTGAATctgaatgagagagagggaatgcCAGAAAAGGCGAGGAAGGGATATGCAGCATTATCCATCTGTAGAGGCTCCAAGCTGGAAGACAAGTAAAAGAGAAGATTTAGTAATGACATCTGCAAACAGAGTATGACAACTACCATTAACATCCCACTGTGGATGTGATGAAGGTGGGGAAAAAATTGCTTTCCTGGAGATTTAGAAAAACTAACACTGAAGGAATGCTACAGTCTGGTCAGACTTACATATTTGTTTCCCAGTTGCCTTTTGAAAACTGAGAATCGAGAGTGCCATCCTTGTTGGGAACCGTAACCTGAGAACCAAACAATTATTTATGTTCATTGTCTCAACACAAAAACTAACACATTggaatattgatttatttaaatttttaatttaattcagtCAAAGTACTAATGCTGAGGGTTAACCTGTTTCAGCATGTTGCCAATCAGGTTGTGCATCAAGGGGCTGGCTGCTACTTTAAATCCACTGCgacctgaaaaaaacaattttattcAGTCATCCTGAAAATTACATGCTCTTTTAATTACAAGTATttttacacatccagcagaaactgcaaaaaaaattattgtgcaAAGTCCAATATTCACACTAGTCTATACCAGCATCCAAGGGAAAGATCTGGCTCTTAAGCTGCTAAATGCGCCGCTTTGTTCAGCAGCTATTCACCAACGGGGTCCGTCAGCCCTTTAATATTCAGCGTTTAGTACACAATGGGTGTTTAGAGCTTTCTCATGGCCACAGCCGCTTGCTACATCCAAAAACGTTAATCAAAATTAaagtcaatcaagctgcacaaactcATAGCTACCAGTTCCCCTAAATTACCCAATTCTCTCAATCTAGAAACATAAATAATTCCCTGGTAAATTgataaaaatgcattaaaaaaaaggtttaacaaATCAACACACCTAAGAATgttaaataacattaaaatttGGATCATCTCATGATCCACTAatggttcttccctgacccatacaaCATCCCTCTAGGTGTTGTGGTATTCCGTCCAGTAATGCTTCCACCTAACAATACGGATAAAAACAGGCCATAGGAAACCTGATGACCACATGTCCAAGATGTTTCTGACAATTGAGATAAATACCTGTTACGATACCATCCAGGTTGATGTAGGAGAAAGCGCTCATGCCCAGAGTGGACATATAACcctaaataaacaaaaggacAATCACATTCAGTATCATTACTACATAAAAGCTGCTGATCGAGGTCATCATGCAATCATCATGCAATTCTCACCTCCAACCACTCGGTGGCGCCAACACTCCCATATTCTCCAGCACTAAAGCTAGCGAACACAATGCTCCTCCTCGGCTTGAATCCATCTGTGAAAGTGGATTACAAATGCACGTTAACAAAAAGAGCATAGCCCTTGCGTTACAAAAAATAATCCATTTTGACTGCAATTCCGAGGAGTAGCTTCTTTAACTCCTCCATTACATACATTAGGCAGGATCTGATATCAAATATTGAGTGCACTTCTCACCATTTCACATTAAATTGAACATCTGCTGCCACAAGAGACTTACCATTTTTCACCATGTCTGAGATGGAACGGGCCAGCTCAACAAGGACGCTGGTGCCAACAGTCGATGCAGCAAATCCTGGACCCCATGCGTCCCTCTGTGCACCAATGACCACATACCGatctacataaaaaaaaaaaaaggtgtcacTCATCACTTGCATCATTTTTAGTGACCAAACAGTAGTATTTGTTCAGAGAACATCTCATTGTACCTGCATCCACAAAGCCTTTGATGACGCCGAAGatgttatttatctttttctcagCAAGAACGTTGTTGACCTCCACAGTAATGCCATCGGTCTCATCTCCTAATTTGTTGAAGCATGCCCAGACTGCCGGTGCATCCTTACCCCCCAGCTGCCTGTAGGACGCACACAATAAACTCTGTGAAAGCTACCAGAAAGAATATTAAGCTTGCAaggacattatttaaaaaaaaggcacaaCATTCTTATCGAACTTTTAAGATTTCCGTCTCTTCAGGGACAGTTTTTCAGATGGTCAACAGCAGATGTGCACCTTACCTTAGAATTTTAGTAGCCATGGCTGGGGTGATGGTTTGAGCCAAGATTTTTGGCAGGCCTGAAGACTGGACAGGGGGGAACTGGGTGTGGTTGAAAGAGGGGAAGCCAGGGGTGTAGGGATCCCCTGAACCCATATGGACCTAtcacagacaaaaagaagagTCCTTAATCTGTCCTGTGATCTAATCACTTTTGGAGATAGTCTGAGTCTTCAGATCACAAGGGGTCAGCACCAAGTACAGAGCTGAATGCACCCCAAGTTTAATAAAACCATGTTGTTGGAatagaaataattattttcatctttttacACTGTCTGCAACACCCCTTACTTTATTGGGACCATGCAGACAGTGAAAGCAAAGCAGAAAGACTTAAACACCAACTACTTaagcatttgtttatttatcgcaAGTCATTGCACCATCACAATATTCAACAACGTTATTGCATGTTTTCTCATATCCTGCAGCCCTAGAACTATTCCATCAATTTATTGTTCCATCCCACCCGCAATAGCTCAATCCTACATAAGGTATctacaaatgtattatttaattaataccGTATATACACAGGAACAAACTAAATGTCCTCACTCACATGTCCGAAAAGCTGAGTTTCCTCTCCAAAACTGTAATCACTGGGGTCTGCGTAGATTAACACAGCAGATGCATTCATTTTGGCAGCATTGGCTACCTgtaaacaacaagaaaaagatCATGGAAACTAACTTCACATATTCACACCATTTGTGATAAAATCCAATTATTAATTTTTGTTCACGTTAAAATTCCATACATGAAGAAGGTTTAGAATTTACTTCATATTAAAAAGACGTTTTTCTTGCTGAAACCACTCACCTTCGCAGCATAACTGATTTTGCCAGCTCTGACCAGCAGGACTTTGCTACTCAGGTCAAGGTTCTTGTTCCCCAGCGCCGTAAAGTCATCTTCCTGTCCATAATGTGCATACACAACAGTACCctgtgcaaaacaaaaaacaaaatgtttacatttttctttattattaaacttttttCTGACTTAATATAGCTTGTAGCTTACCTTTGCTATTCCATTGGCACTGTAGGACAGGAACCCAGTTGGACGCTCTTCGGTCCCGTTcttgaaaacaaatctgttgGAGCCAGAAGCTGGGGCGTCCTGGACCTTAACATGGTGCACATCAGTCCAGGGGTGCATTCTGTATTCTGTAAACTTACTGACCACCTTGTTCCTAAGCTCTTCATCACCAGGAGAACCAGCTCGGTGGCTGGCACTGGTAAAATCActgcaaaaagagaaaacaaattattacgatagaaaacaaagaaaatatgtgTGAGTGGCCATTTTTTAAAGACACTGCCTCACAAACT is a window encoding:
- the LOC133968498 gene encoding transferrin receptor protein 1-like, which produces MDQARTTISKFLNGEPHSYTRFNLTQNMEGDTSQVEMKLSSDMDEEVGGNGVGDHLNHNSPNKTHVAQKFRRSPKNLCFMAAAALLIFIIGYLIGYLVQRKKDLTPSFPASSFPNLKEAALVPYETGAAPLMNWGDVKQILAQKLSASNFEKAFSDFTSASHRAGSPGDEELRNKVVSKFTEYRMHPWTDVHHVKVQDAPASGSNRFVFKNGTEERPTGFLSYSANGIAKGTVVYAHYGQEDDFTALGNKNLDLSSKVLLVRAGKISYAAKVANAAKMNASAVLIYADPSDYSFGEETQLFGHVHMGSGDPYTPGFPSFNHTQFPPVQSSGLPKILAQTITPAMATKILRQLGGKDAPAVWACFNKLGDETDGITVEVNNVLAEKKINNIFGVIKGFVDADRYVVIGAQRDAWGPGFAASTVGTSVLVELARSISDMVKNDGFKPRRSIVFASFSAGEYGSVGATEWLEGYMSTLGMSAFSYINLDGIVTGRSGFKVAASPLMHNLIGNMLKQVTVPNKDGTLDSQFSKGNWETNILEPLQMDNAAYPFLAFSGIPSLSFRFTSGDKDYPFFGTLLDTQDKLNTATNGEVSQLAVVAAQFAGQIALRLVHDHLLQMDLKKYSDSILFQVAQISGKFRTIMRMKPQLLPKSLTVQWLMSASGSFNRAMQKLGRDIENSDLDNIEKCRILNDRIMTVERNFLSPYVSPTDSPFRHILLGSGAHTLPALYNHLNILGGDNPEADADLFRTQFALATWTIQGCAISLAGDIWALENEI